One genomic region from Rothia dentocariosa ATCC 17931 encodes:
- a CDS encoding peptidoglycan D,D-transpeptidase FtsI family protein, with protein MSFHENAPVPPEPQQLGRRGFVVGALATGGLAAVGARLLYLQGFDPQHTAEKSREKRMRSQTVPAVRGQILDINGVVLARSVQRYNIIADQTIVASYKRYDNDRDTKSEITPEQLVYELTDILHTVDPTVTDEFIKSKLDGDSKYAVVKSNVTPEIFRRIDALGAPFLYGEAISERLYPNGPVGGSVVGRYRIVDEATGNENETIKKNLSVGIERVFEKDLAGVDGQRTYEISADGVRIPVTKEEATDVENGKNVRLTINQDIQYFAQQIVKARVDELKAEWGTVIVMDVRDASILAMADSTMMDPGAEKVKNEQDTSPRAISQVVEPGSTEKILTASALIESGITTPTSAYDVPERLVINGQTFTDAFDHPAQRRTFSGIITDSMNTGTVLVGQKLPKEDRYNWLKKYGMGDYTGIELTGEQQGLVTDWHEWDGRQEYTVFFGQGIAQTPLQTAMIFQALGNNGVKLKPRIVDALIDADGTVHKRDVEPGTRMVSEKTAEQCRELMENVVLQSHAKTASVEGYRVGGKTGTAEAPSDKGGYDGYTTSFIGLAPIDNPQFLVSVTLQRPQGDVRSVGATSQFSQIMEKVLHTYNVPKSTTDPVKIPIFADGKSNG; from the coding sequence TTGAGCTTTCATGAGAATGCGCCCGTGCCGCCCGAGCCTCAACAGCTTGGGCGTCGCGGGTTTGTAGTGGGTGCTTTGGCTACTGGCGGCTTGGCGGCCGTGGGTGCACGGCTTCTCTATCTACAGGGGTTTGATCCACAGCATACTGCCGAGAAATCGCGTGAGAAACGCATGCGCTCTCAGACTGTTCCAGCGGTTCGAGGTCAGATTCTCGATATTAACGGAGTGGTGCTTGCTCGAAGCGTGCAGCGGTACAACATCATTGCTGATCAGACTATTGTTGCTTCGTATAAGCGCTACGATAATGACCGCGATACTAAGAGTGAAATCACTCCAGAACAGTTGGTGTATGAGCTAACCGACATTCTGCATACCGTTGACCCTACGGTTACCGACGAGTTTATCAAGTCTAAGCTTGACGGAGACTCAAAATATGCCGTCGTGAAATCAAATGTCACCCCTGAGATATTTCGCCGTATTGATGCTCTAGGAGCCCCGTTCCTTTATGGGGAAGCCATCTCTGAGCGCCTGTACCCAAACGGACCCGTGGGCGGCTCTGTTGTGGGTCGTTACCGTATTGTTGATGAGGCAACCGGTAACGAGAACGAGACGATCAAGAAGAATTTATCTGTAGGTATTGAGCGCGTCTTTGAAAAAGATCTTGCGGGCGTGGACGGTCAGCGTACCTACGAAATTAGTGCCGATGGTGTGCGTATTCCTGTTACTAAAGAAGAGGCGACCGATGTAGAAAATGGGAAGAACGTACGTTTGACCATTAACCAGGATATCCAGTATTTCGCGCAGCAGATTGTCAAAGCGCGTGTGGACGAGCTCAAAGCGGAATGGGGAACCGTTATCGTTATGGATGTGCGGGATGCCTCGATTTTGGCAATGGCCGATTCTACGATGATGGATCCCGGCGCTGAGAAAGTTAAGAACGAGCAGGATACAAGCCCACGTGCTATTTCCCAGGTTGTTGAGCCTGGCTCGACTGAGAAGATTCTGACTGCATCAGCTTTGATCGAAAGCGGCATTACGACCCCTACCTCGGCGTATGATGTTCCGGAACGTTTGGTGATCAACGGGCAAACATTCACGGACGCCTTTGACCACCCCGCACAGCGCCGGACTTTTTCAGGTATTATTACCGATTCAATGAATACCGGAACGGTACTTGTCGGGCAGAAACTCCCCAAGGAAGATCGCTATAACTGGCTCAAAAAATACGGTATGGGGGATTATACGGGTATTGAGCTGACTGGCGAACAGCAGGGACTAGTAACTGATTGGCATGAGTGGGACGGTCGTCAGGAATACACAGTTTTCTTCGGGCAGGGTATTGCCCAGACCCCTCTACAAACCGCCATGATTTTTCAGGCACTCGGTAATAACGGTGTGAAACTTAAACCGCGCATCGTTGACGCTTTGATTGATGCCGATGGTACGGTGCATAAACGCGATGTGGAACCCGGCACCAGGATGGTGAGCGAAAAAACTGCTGAACAATGTCGAGAACTAATGGAGAATGTTGTACTTCAAAGCCATGCGAAAACAGCCTCTGTCGAAGGGTACCGGGTCGGCGGTAAGACGGGTACAGCTGAAGCTCCCAGCGATAAAGGCGGATATGACGGATACACCACATCCTTTATAGGTCTTGCGCCTATAGACAACCCGCAGTTTCTCGTAAGCGTTACTCTGCAGCGCCCTCAGGGTGATGTGCGTAGTGTGGGAGCAACAAGCCAGTTCTCACAGATTATGGAGAAAGTACTGCATACGTATAACGTGCCTAAATCCACCACAGATCCAGTAAAAATTCCTATTTTTGCGGATGGAAAATCTAACGGGTAA